A single Nostoc sp. GT001 DNA region contains:
- a CDS encoding DUF1257 domain-containing protein → MSHFSTVKTKLTNRECLVQALQDLKLNPQVHETAQSLKGYYGSSQGQSAEIIVSGRTIKARADIGFKWNQSSGVYDVIHDSYETVPKLGQDFFSNKLMLAYGQRMVRAKAAELQEKFGECAIAEETNGTVQTLRLTFAGHQEVKQFARR, encoded by the coding sequence ATGTCACACTTCTCAACTGTTAAAACCAAGCTCACCAACCGCGAATGTCTGGTACAAGCCTTACAAGATTTGAAACTGAATCCGCAAGTTCATGAAACAGCACAATCACTAAAAGGGTACTACGGTAGCTCTCAAGGACAAAGCGCTGAAATTATCGTATCTGGTCGTACCATAAAAGCCCGTGCAGACATCGGGTTCAAATGGAATCAGTCAAGTGGTGTGTACGATGTGATACACGACAGCTACGAGACAGTTCCGAAGTTGGGACAAGACTTTTTCAGTAATAAACTAATGCTGGCTTATGGACAACGGATGGTTCGCGCTAAAGCCGCCGAGTTACAAGAAAAATTTGGGGAATGTGCGATTGCCGAAGAAACCAACGGCACTGTGCAAACTCTACGGCTGACTTTTGCCGGACATCAGGAAGTTAAACAATTTGCACGGAGATAA
- a CDS encoding RNA-guided endonuclease TnpB family protein — MLRVVKVRLYPDVQQQQSLAQAFGSCRWLWNYCLNLMNQTYKETGKGLSGYEVKKIIPQLKKEHEWLSLTYSQCLQQVCLNLGVSFNNFFEKRANYPRFKSKHALQSIQYPQNVKLADSYLTLPKIGDVSAIIHRPIEGKVKTVTVSKNCSNQYFAAILFDDGKDKPEQKVEGKVIGIDLGLTHFAVTSDGFKFDNPRVLNKHENNLKLKQQQLSRKQKNSNSRTKARIKVARIHRKITNCREDFLHKLSRRIVNENQVIIVENLNVKGMMQNRKLSKAIHEVGWGMFCTMLKYKAAMEGKIYLEVDRFFPSSKTCHVCLNQVGSLPLDIRNWTCEKCHTKHDRDVNASINLRDEGLRILTSGTGDKACCPDVSRSKGGRKKSTTALSVGQEAYGVREASL; from the coding sequence ATGTTAAGAGTTGTCAAAGTTAGGCTATATCCAGATGTTCAACAGCAGCAGTCACTAGCACAAGCTTTTGGCAGTTGCCGTTGGTTATGGAATTATTGCTTGAATTTGATGAACCAAACATATAAAGAGACTGGCAAGGGATTGTCTGGATACGAGGTTAAAAAGATAATTCCACAGTTAAAAAAAGAGCATGAATGGCTATCACTAACCTACTCACAATGTTTGCAGCAAGTTTGTCTGAACCTTGGAGTTAGTTTTAATAATTTCTTTGAGAAAAGAGCTAACTATCCTAGATTTAAATCAAAACATGCTTTGCAGTCTATTCAGTATCCTCAAAACGTCAAACTTGCTGATAGCTACTTAACACTTCCAAAAATAGGAGATGTTTCAGCAATTATTCATAGACCAATTGAGGGTAAAGTCAAGACTGTGACTGTATCCAAAAACTGTTCTAATCAATACTTCGCAGCTATTCTTTTTGATGATGGTAAAGATAAGCCGGAACAAAAAGTAGAAGGTAAGGTAATAGGTATTGATTTGGGGCTGACTCACTTCGCTGTTACTAGCGATGGGTTTAAGTTTGATAATCCTAGAGTACTCAATAAACATGAGAATAATTTAAAACTCAAACAACAGCAGTTATCAAGAAAACAAAAAAATTCTAATAGCAGAACTAAAGCAAGAATTAAAGTTGCTAGGATTCATAGAAAAATTACTAACTGCCGTGAGGATTTTCTACACAAGCTGTCTCGTAGGATAGTTAATGAAAACCAAGTTATTATTGTAGAAAACCTTAATGTAAAAGGCATGATGCAAAATAGAAAACTTTCCAAAGCTATCCATGAAGTTGGATGGGGAATGTTTTGCACAATGCTGAAATACAAAGCAGCAATGGAAGGGAAAATTTATTTAGAGGTTGATAGATTTTTCCCCAGTTCAAAAACCTGTCATGTGTGTCTTAATCAAGTTGGCAGTTTACCACTAGACATAAGAAATTGGACTTGTGAAAAGTGCCATACAAAACACGACAGGGATGTGAACGCAAGTATTAACCTTCGAGATGAAGGACTACGGATTTTGACCTCTGGAACGGGGGATAAAGCCTGTTGTCCAGATGTCAGTCGTAGTAAGGGAGGACGCAAGAAATCCACTACTGCGCTTTCTGTTGGACAGGAAGCCTACGGTGTACGCGAAGCGTCACTGTAG
- a CDS encoding peptidase domain-containing ABC transporter: MIESTTTIQEFLASIYPFNQLSITSIERIAEKLEPLRYRMGQAILVRETLPARVVILYQGQARLLGYAPGASAPDTLQLLKPGSIIGWTSLLRGVPCETAIASVETLCLTLKASDFLSLIELEPAIANAFCNHCSLIEVFDLLGAELERRGKIPDNLKELAIATVKQATILNLPPGKTSLQQLDPNLLWLVSSKGSNYDVGERLLPGSDRANITGEVRLVGFTDPTLPIAESDVNIASLSDTGIWANAPFAPERPEETEEVEPGQGIKYPHISGRGPVDGTLACFQMLAQQLRMPFRRDVLRRALVSNFQRTGSTSIQLCGALAELMGLTSQLVNVPAIAISKLPTPVLIPWQDSYVILYKATEKELVLAIPEQGIVRKKPADFAETWGEEGQVLLLQPTKETPQKRFGLSWFLPAIKKHRTVLIEVFIASLFVQLLGLANPLITQVIIDKVIIQNGINTLNVLGFLLIAMAIVEGIITWLRTNLFVDTTNRIDLSLGSEVIDHLLRLPLRYFEKRPVGEISSRINELENIRSFLTGTALTVVLDAIFSVIYIVVMIFYSWLLTIVALATVPLFALITFIFAPIIRSQTRTKAERNAETQSYLVEVVSGIQTVKAQNIELNSRWQWQSRYGRYISASFENVLTSNTASSLSNFLNKLSSLLLLWVGAYLVLQQKLTLGQLIAFRIIAGYVTSPLLRLIQLWQNFQETALSLERLADILDTPQETEIAGRNNIPMPAIVGAVQYESVTFSFVKSPNPQLNNVHLDIEAGMFVGVVGQSGAGKSTLTKLLPRLYELDSGRIKIDGYDINKVELYSLRQQIGMVLQDTLLFDTTVQGNIALTMPDATPEEIVEAARIACAHDFIMNLPNGYETRVGERGSALSGGQRQRIAIARTVLQNPPLLILDEATSALDYATERQVCLNLAQVFKGRTVFFITHRLGTIQNADVILMMSQGRIAEQGTHAELMDLVGLYYCLYQQQEAQV, from the coding sequence ATGATAGAAAGCACTACCACGATTCAAGAATTTCTCGCCAGCATCTACCCATTTAATCAGCTTTCTATAACTAGTATTGAGCGGATTGCAGAAAAACTTGAGCCTTTGCGCTACCGCATGGGGCAAGCAATTTTGGTCAGAGAAACCCTCCCAGCTAGAGTAGTCATTCTTTACCAGGGGCAAGCCCGTTTATTGGGATATGCCCCTGGTGCTTCTGCCCCTGATACTCTGCAACTACTAAAACCAGGATCAATCATCGGTTGGACAAGCTTGCTGCGTGGTGTACCCTGTGAAACTGCGATCGCTTCAGTTGAAACTCTTTGCTTAACGCTAAAAGCCTCAGATTTTTTAAGTCTAATAGAACTCGAACCTGCTATAGCGAATGCTTTTTGCAACCATTGCAGTCTCATTGAAGTTTTTGATTTATTGGGTGCAGAATTAGAACGCCGGGGCAAGATTCCCGATAATCTTAAAGAACTTGCGATTGCGACTGTAAAACAAGCCACAATCCTGAACTTGCCCCCAGGCAAAACATCACTTCAGCAATTAGACCCTAACCTACTGTGGTTAGTTAGCAGTAAAGGGTCTAACTATGATGTGGGCGAAAGACTTTTGCCTGGCTCAGATCGAGCTAACATTACTGGAGAAGTTCGCTTAGTTGGTTTTACCGATCCGACACTGCCGATCGCTGAATCTGACGTTAACATCGCCTCATTGTCAGATACTGGAATTTGGGCAAACGCCCCATTCGCTCCAGAGCGTCCAGAAGAAACAGAAGAAGTAGAGCCAGGGCAAGGAATTAAATACCCGCACATATCGGGTCGTGGCCCTGTAGATGGAACTCTTGCTTGTTTCCAAATGCTAGCGCAACAGTTAAGAATGCCATTTCGCCGCGATGTCTTGCGCCGTGCCTTAGTCAGCAATTTTCAGCGCACAGGCAGCACTTCTATTCAATTATGTGGTGCTTTGGCAGAATTAATGGGGTTGACATCTCAACTGGTGAATGTTCCCGCCATCGCAATATCTAAACTACCCACACCAGTTTTGATTCCTTGGCAAGATAGCTATGTAATTCTTTACAAAGCTACTGAAAAAGAATTAGTCCTTGCCATCCCAGAACAAGGCATTGTCCGCAAGAAGCCAGCAGATTTTGCTGAGACTTGGGGGGAGGAAGGGCAAGTACTTCTGTTGCAACCCACCAAAGAAACTCCTCAAAAGCGATTTGGCTTAAGTTGGTTTCTGCCTGCCATTAAAAAACATCGTACTGTTTTAATCGAAGTATTTATTGCTTCACTATTCGTCCAATTATTGGGGCTAGCAAACCCTTTAATCACCCAAGTAATTATTGATAAAGTTATCATTCAAAACGGGATTAATACTCTCAACGTTCTTGGCTTTCTGCTCATAGCAATGGCTATAGTAGAAGGCATTATTACTTGGCTGCGTACCAACTTATTTGTCGATACCACCAATCGGATTGATTTAAGTTTGGGAAGCGAAGTAATCGATCACCTATTACGTTTACCACTGCGTTATTTTGAAAAGCGCCCTGTTGGGGAAATATCCAGCCGGATCAACGAATTAGAAAATATTCGCTCCTTCCTTACTGGTACTGCCCTAACTGTTGTTCTAGATGCTATTTTCTCTGTTATTTATATTGTAGTAATGATTTTTTACAGCTGGCTGCTAACTATAGTAGCACTGGCAACAGTACCGCTCTTTGCGCTGATTACTTTTATATTTGCTCCGATTATTCGCAGCCAAACTAGAACTAAAGCTGAACGCAATGCCGAAACTCAATCTTATTTAGTTGAGGTGGTATCTGGTATCCAAACTGTCAAGGCACAGAACATCGAACTCAATTCTCGCTGGCAATGGCAATCTCGTTATGGAAGATATATTAGTGCGAGTTTTGAGAATGTTCTGACAAGCAATACTGCTAGTTCCCTCTCTAACTTCCTGAATAAACTATCAAGCTTACTTTTATTATGGGTAGGTGCATATTTAGTCTTGCAGCAAAAACTAACTTTGGGACAGTTAATTGCTTTTCGTATTATCGCAGGTTATGTCACAAGTCCTCTACTACGACTAATTCAACTGTGGCAGAACTTTCAAGAAACTGCTTTATCGCTAGAACGCTTGGCTGATATTCTTGATACTCCCCAAGAAACAGAAATTGCTGGGCGTAATAACATCCCGATGCCAGCTATTGTTGGTGCTGTTCAATATGAAAGTGTTACTTTCAGCTTTGTTAAAAGCCCTAACCCCCAACTTAACAACGTTCATCTTGATATTGAAGCTGGTATGTTTGTTGGAGTTGTAGGACAAAGTGGTGCTGGGAAAAGTACATTAACCAAACTCTTACCTCGACTTTATGAATTAGACTCTGGTCGCATCAAAATTGATGGCTATGACATTAATAAGGTAGAACTCTACTCCCTGCGTCAACAAATTGGCATGGTGTTACAAGACACTCTGTTATTTGATACCACGGTACAAGGAAATATTGCTCTAACAATGCCTGATGCCACACCAGAAGAGATTGTGGAGGCTGCTAGAATTGCTTGCGCCCATGATTTTATTATGAATCTGCCCAATGGTTATGAAACTCGTGTTGGAGAGAGGGGTTCAGCTTTATCTGGTGGACAAAGACAAAGAATTGCGATCGCTCGGACTGTACTACAAAACCCACCACTGTTAATTCTGGATGAAGCTACCAGCGCACTTGACTATGCTACAGAGCGTCAGGTGTGCTTGAATCTAGCCCAAGTATTTAAGGGGAGGACAGTATTTTTTATTACCCACAGGCTAGGAACAATTCAAAATGCCGATGTAATTTTGATGATGAGCCAAGGACGAATTGCAGAACAGGGGACTCATGCAGAACTTATGGATTTAGTGGGACTTTATTACTGCCTGTACCAACAACAGGAGGCTCAAGTTTAA
- a CDS encoding DUF2997 domain-containing protein codes for MERSILIHFDNATGEVRVEAEGFEGLSCLSATQPFEEALGVVGDRTFKDEAQTQQLHTTNSNQTRLRQ; via the coding sequence ATGGAACGTTCAATACTGATTCATTTCGACAATGCTACAGGTGAAGTTCGTGTGGAGGCTGAGGGGTTCGAGGGCTTGAGTTGTTTATCAGCTACGCAACCATTTGAAGAAGCACTTGGAGTTGTGGGCGATCGCACGTTTAAAGATGAAGCTCAAACCCAACAACTTCATACTACGAATAGTAATCAAACACGTTTGCGTCAGTAA
- a CDS encoding WGR domain-containing protein, producing MEIYLVFVDTIQNSNKFWSAIVEDGNLTVQWGRVGYQAQTKVHTLGNHQRAIAKFHNLVAEKKGKGYRESQPEIDASRSVADIRRAIQLLNIIRPAVALQNFGDTYISALNEYLKIVPTPLGIVSAMLFGISALGYWGLEIVEANTIPIIEERYDWQTQKHICFGWMLVAFSSFLGSASFGNESH from the coding sequence ATGGAAATCTATTTAGTCTTTGTTGATACTATCCAGAACAGCAATAAATTCTGGTCGGCCATTGTCGAAGATGGTAATTTAACAGTGCAGTGGGGCAGAGTCGGCTATCAAGCGCAGACTAAAGTCCACACATTAGGCAATCATCAGAGAGCCATTGCTAAATTTCATAATCTGGTAGCAGAAAAAAAAGGCAAGGGCTACCGTGAAAGTCAGCCAGAGATTGATGCTAGCCGCAGTGTTGCAGACATTAGACGAGCTATTCAATTGTTGAATATTATCCGTCCGGCTGTTGCTCTCCAGAATTTTGGTGATACCTACATATCTGCTCTTAATGAATATCTGAAAATTGTCCCAACACCTTTGGGGATTGTCAGCGCTATGTTGTTTGGCATCAGTGCGTTAGGCTACTGGGGATTAGAAATTGTTGAAGCTAACACAATCCCGATAATAGAAGAGAGATACGATTGGCAAACTCAAAAACATATTTGTTTCGGTTGGATGTTAGTTGCTTTTTCTAGCTTCCTTGGGAGTGCTTCTTTTGGTAACGAGTCCCACTAA
- a CDS encoding Uma2 family endonuclease: protein MLFAQTSPPNVITTRLTLDEYRAMEETNPERHEYRNGEIITMSGGSESHSAIASNFLIYLGFLLRDTDFRLYNSDLRVWIPEYQCGTYTDLMVVNGEPEFNGNRNDEILNPMLIVEVLSPSTEAYDRGDKFRKYRSIASFCEYLLVSQTEPYIEQYHNLDRDSNDRWLWQVHSHLERTIMLHSLNVEIPLTEIYRRINF from the coding sequence GTGCTCTTTGCTCAAACCAGTCCCCCAAATGTAATAACAACTCGCCTGACGTTAGACGAGTATCGGGCTATGGAAGAAACAAACCCAGAACGCCATGAATACCGCAACGGAGAGATTATTACTATGTCGGGAGGTTCGGAATCTCACAGTGCCATCGCCAGTAACTTCTTAATTTACTTAGGGTTTTTATTGAGAGACACGGATTTTCGTTTGTATAACAGCGACTTGCGAGTTTGGATTCCTGAATATCAATGCGGTACTTATACCGATTTGATGGTTGTGAATGGCGAACCAGAGTTCAATGGCAATCGTAATGATGAAATTCTGAATCCAATGCTTATTGTCGAAGTTTTATCACCCTCGACTGAAGCTTATGATCGAGGGGATAAGTTCAGAAAATATCGCTCGATTGCCAGCTTTTGTGAATATCTGCTTGTGAGCCAAACTGAACCCTACATTGAACAGTATCACAACTTGGATCGGGACAGTAACGATCGCTGGCTATGGCAAGTTCACTCTCACCTTGAGCGCACGATTATGCTGCACAGTTTAAACGTAGAAATTCCCCTGACTGAAATCTATCGTCGCATTAATTTTTAA
- a CDS encoding HlyD family efflux transporter periplasmic adaptor subunit — MSTNNGNGNGKYSNNGNGSSPKAAITSVQKLEQLSIDTSDIQPKPANTAPRYIPKFEQPVILRQSRKWSRAILWGLITVTTGTIIWANFAKIEEAVSASGKLEPTGTVKEIQAPVGGVVKKIYVEDGQQVKLGEHLIGLDPTTANAQLDSLKKIRLSLLRENQFYQSQMRGGSTIISTDFQATNEMLDLTKSRVALVAENRLYRAQLDGTGSSSGLSIEQKERFFSTSEELNARFTAAKLEVDQLSRQLNQSQIKLVSTKDTLKMNQGILDNITPLMNDGAISKIQYFKQQEEVRNAQSEIDQLTQEGFRLQSAINQAQAKLQSTVAISRKDWLTQIADNNKKISEIDSQLTKAIVENNKKIAENDSQLSQTQMNLQYQSINSPVSGTVFELKAHTPGFVVTSSEPILKIVPDDALIAKVYITNKDIGFVKEGMTVDVRIDSFPFSEFGDVKGKLVWIGSDALPPDQIYPFYRFPAKVRLEQQSISINGRKVLLQSGMSVSGNIKLRERTVMSIFTDMFSSSVESLKFVR, encoded by the coding sequence ATGAGTACTAATAATGGTAATGGGAATGGTAAATATTCAAATAATGGCAATGGTAGTTCCCCAAAGGCAGCAATAACTTCTGTTCAAAAATTGGAACAGTTATCAATAGATACATCTGATATTCAGCCAAAACCAGCTAATACTGCTCCCCGTTATATCCCAAAATTTGAGCAACCTGTAATTCTTCGACAATCTCGTAAATGGTCACGCGCTATCCTTTGGGGTTTGATAACTGTTACTACTGGTACAATTATCTGGGCAAACTTCGCCAAAATTGAAGAAGCAGTTTCCGCTAGTGGTAAGTTAGAGCCTACAGGCACAGTTAAAGAAATACAAGCTCCTGTTGGTGGCGTAGTTAAAAAAATCTATGTTGAAGATGGACAGCAGGTTAAACTTGGCGAACATCTTATCGGGCTTGACCCCACTACTGCTAATGCTCAACTCGACTCTTTGAAGAAAATTCGTCTATCTTTACTCAGAGAAAATCAATTTTATCAGTCTCAAATGAGAGGTGGATCTACAATAATTTCCACCGATTTTCAAGCCACAAATGAAATGCTTGACCTTACCAAAAGTCGGGTTGCTCTAGTTGCAGAGAATCGTTTATATCGTGCCCAACTAGATGGTACAGGTTCTAGTAGTGGACTTTCCATCGAACAAAAAGAACGATTTTTCTCTACTTCTGAAGAATTGAATGCGCGGTTCACTGCTGCAAAACTGGAAGTTGACCAATTAAGTCGTCAACTTAACCAAAGCCAAATTAAATTGGTTAGCACAAAAGATACTCTTAAAATGAATCAGGGGATTCTTGACAATATTACTCCCTTAATGAATGATGGGGCGATTTCTAAAATCCAATACTTCAAGCAACAAGAAGAAGTTAGAAACGCTCAATCAGAAATTGACCAGCTTACCCAAGAAGGATTTCGTTTACAATCTGCTATTAACCAAGCACAAGCTAAGTTGCAATCAACTGTAGCTATTTCTCGCAAAGATTGGCTCACCCAAATTGCAGATAATAACAAAAAAATTTCCGAGATTGATTCTCAGCTTACTAAAGCCATTGTCGAAAATAATAAGAAAATTGCCGAAAATGATTCTCAGTTGAGCCAAACTCAAATGAATCTTCAATATCAGTCGATTAATTCCCCTGTTTCAGGTACAGTTTTTGAACTTAAGGCACATACACCAGGATTTGTAGTCACATCCAGCGAACCAATTCTCAAAATTGTTCCTGATGATGCTCTGATTGCTAAAGTTTACATCACCAACAAAGATATTGGTTTTGTTAAAGAGGGGATGACAGTAGATGTCAGAATTGATTCATTTCCTTTTAGTGAGTTTGGCGATGTCAAAGGTAAGCTAGTATGGATTGGCTCTGATGCCTTGCCACCAGATCAGATTTATCCTTTCTATCGTTTTCCTGCTAAGGTGCGCCTGGAGCAACAATCAATTTCGATTAATGGGCGTAAAGTACTTCTGCAATCTGGGATGTCAGTCAGTGGTAATATTAAACTGCGAGAACGGACGGTGATGAGTATCTTTACAGATATGTTTAGCTCTAGTGTTGAAAGTCTCAAGTTTGTTCGTTAA
- a CDS encoding DUF5895 domain-containing protein — MTAFDFDSAEHKSYEKTPAAKSIPSPAGIWIAYENQQLAGWYENKELVGGKEYKVLTNKLDENDEKIGIPGALYRQPRILVIGRSPLLYGNDRKVIGVWRSSDGLDKNAYKFGRRYMVIFVDAQNQPLHIAPVQITAWGVFQVSFDQQLMAFRETCEQAYASFQGKHHQPKNLLWHSMWVFCPTLKTEKREKGGQTSNACVCSGYEKPTALNWESYCIGKKPIAQEIALVHNSISDWWKKGLPNNNLPKHTSHAIDRNQLMMESQRLIEALGWGEEKGKQFLIENYGKKGRQSLTNEEFANFVNKLQSMQANYDNEVGYWEDVPS; from the coding sequence ATGACAGCTTTTGACTTTGATTCTGCTGAACACAAGTCCTACGAAAAGACCCCAGCAGCCAAAAGTATTCCTTCACCCGCAGGCATTTGGATTGCTTACGAAAATCAACAATTAGCAGGATGGTACGAAAATAAAGAACTAGTTGGTGGGAAAGAGTATAAAGTTCTTACTAACAAGTTGGACGAAAACGACGAAAAAATAGGCATTCCTGGCGCTCTCTATAGACAACCACGAATACTTGTGATTGGGCGATCGCCTCTGCTATACGGAAACGATAGAAAGGTGATTGGAGTTTGGCGTAGCAGTGATGGTTTGGACAAGAACGCCTACAAATTCGGTAGGCGGTATATGGTGATTTTCGTCGATGCCCAAAATCAACCTCTTCATATCGCACCAGTACAAATAACTGCTTGGGGAGTGTTTCAAGTGTCGTTTGATCAACAACTAATGGCATTCCGTGAAACTTGCGAACAAGCTTATGCAAGTTTTCAAGGCAAACATCACCAACCGAAGAATTTACTTTGGCATTCGATGTGGGTATTTTGTCCCACATTAAAAACAGAGAAACGTGAGAAAGGGGGGCAAACTTCCAATGCCTGTGTATGTAGCGGATACGAAAAGCCAACTGCGCTCAACTGGGAAAGTTATTGTATTGGCAAGAAACCAATAGCTCAAGAAATTGCCCTTGTGCATAATTCCATCAGCGATTGGTGGAAAAAAGGATTGCCTAACAATAACTTACCAAAGCATACGTCTCATGCAATTGATCGCAATCAATTGATGATGGAGTCACAACGATTGATTGAAGCTTTAGGTTGGGGTGAGGAAAAGGGCAAACAGTTTCTCATAGAGAACTATGGTAAAAAAGGAAGACAGTCACTAACTAACGAAGAATTTGCTAACTTCGTCAACAAATTGCAGTCTATGCAAGCAAATTATGACAATGAAGTTGGTTACTGGGAGGATGTGCCTTCTTAA
- a CDS encoding AAA family ATPase has protein sequence MKLSNLLSTLDSQIPIAAVDVLSPDEATIIQWLTTEASSKLSSPVFFWNLGVSTLEQCLIAADGGLVFKPVAEYKRPPQADPLLFVFDYIANFSSDGVFILGDIHSFIGKNSPSLSWEVVSKVKNLYHRLKPTDKRIVLLGQNIQLHESLVRLIPYCEIPLPGVEQILLHINSYLHDLQQSAIEQELTFTISLNKSEIESLSRAALGLTLEEISDFLRLTVKENLTNDGVVVGADFIPKAVEYKTRLLSQMGIELGKPASISFGGLDLLREWLNRRRRLFTQEARELHLPQPKGVLLAGPPGTGKTLLAKNIANILNLPLLQLDIASLLGSLVGESEGNVRRALKTAEAIAPCILWVDEIEKALSGTGDTSGVSQRILGNILTFMSESQCGVFVVATCNDPSALPSELKRKGRFDENFFVDLPTEPERVQILGIHLQRFGIHLESEYLEAIAASTAKFSGAELETLASEAALLAFDEGRPQQVTLADLEICRQTITPLAIQDAAAVERMQAWASTARRASSPVVAAKTQSLRTAKYRNMN, from the coding sequence ATGAAACTCTCAAATCTTCTCTCCACGCTCGATTCACAGATTCCCATTGCTGCGGTTGATGTGCTGTCTCCTGATGAAGCGACAATTATTCAGTGGTTGACTACAGAGGCATCTAGCAAGCTATCAAGTCCAGTGTTCTTCTGGAATCTGGGGGTATCAACCTTAGAACAATGTTTAATCGCAGCAGATGGGGGATTGGTGTTTAAGCCAGTTGCAGAGTACAAAAGACCTCCACAGGCTGATCCACTACTATTTGTATTTGACTACATTGCTAACTTTAGTAGTGATGGAGTCTTTATCTTAGGTGACATTCACTCGTTTATTGGTAAAAATTCGCCTTCGTTATCTTGGGAGGTTGTTAGCAAGGTAAAAAATCTCTACCATCGTCTCAAACCTACAGATAAACGCATTGTCTTGTTGGGTCAGAATATACAATTACACGAATCACTAGTCAGATTGATTCCTTATTGTGAAATTCCTCTACCGGGAGTTGAGCAAATACTACTTCATATCAATTCTTATTTGCATGACCTACAACAGTCAGCTATTGAACAGGAATTGACTTTCACTATTTCCCTTAATAAAAGTGAAATTGAATCTCTTTCTCGTGCTGCTCTGGGATTAACACTGGAGGAGATTAGCGACTTCCTGCGGTTAACTGTCAAAGAAAACTTAACTAATGATGGTGTTGTCGTTGGTGCTGATTTCATCCCCAAAGCTGTTGAGTATAAAACTCGGCTGTTGTCTCAAATGGGTATTGAATTGGGCAAGCCTGCTAGCATCTCTTTTGGAGGATTGGATTTGTTGCGTGAGTGGCTCAATCGGCGGCGGCGGCTATTCACACAAGAGGCGCGTGAGCTACACCTACCTCAACCAAAAGGTGTGTTGCTGGCTGGCCCACCCGGTACAGGGAAAACTTTATTAGCCAAGAATATTGCTAACATTCTCAATTTACCACTACTCCAACTAGACATTGCGTCCCTCTTGGGCAGTCTGGTCGGTGAGTCTGAGGGAAATGTTAGACGGGCTTTGAAAACAGCTGAAGCGATCGCCCCGTGCATATTGTGGGTGGACGAAATCGAGAAAGCACTTTCGGGAACTGGTGACACGAGTGGAGTCTCACAGAGGATTCTGGGCAATATCCTTACATTCATGTCCGAATCTCAGTGTGGTGTGTTTGTCGTGGCAACTTGCAATGACCCATCTGCATTACCAAGTGAACTAAAACGGAAAGGCCGCTTCGATGAAAATTTCTTTGTTGATCTTCCTACGGAGCCTGAGCGAGTCCAGATTCTAGGGATTCATCTACAACGCTTTGGCATTCACCTGGAATCGGAGTACCTCGAAGCGATCGCAGCCTCGACCGCAAAATTCTCCGGCGCTGAATTGGAAACTCTCGCATCTGAAGCCGCACTGTTGGCATTTGACGAAGGACGACCACAGCAGGTAACGCTTGCTGATCTGGAAATCTGCCGTCAAACCATTACCCCGCTTGCGATTCAGGACGCTGCGGCAGTCGAGCGAATGCAAGCGTGGGCATCTACCGCACGACGGGCTAGTAGTCCTGTGGTTGCGGCGAAAACTCAGTCTCTTAGAACTGCCAAATACAGAAACATGAACTGA